Sequence from the Argentina anserina chromosome 7, drPotAnse1.1, whole genome shotgun sequence genome:
GTTGACTTTGACGAACATGCAATGCTCGCTGTTCCTCATACTGTTGAGGACAATATGGAAGACTCATAATGTTTTCTAGTTGCTCCCCAATAGTTTTGAGTTCAACCTTTATTTTATCAAATTCTGACTGATGCCACCGCATCAGGTCCTTCCCCATCTCACCAATATTTTGGCCAAGTTGCTGGAGCATGTTACCCGTAGTTGTCCTTGCCCAGTGACGTTGAATAATACCAGTGCAACGTTCATCCTCATGCCACATCTCCTCGAACCTGAATCTTCTAACCACTCTACCTCTCACCTGGAGATCTTGGACCTGAATCAAGATGGGACAATGGTCCGAATCATTGGGAGCAAGGTGAGACATTGAATACCTGGAAGCTTGTTTCTCCAAGGGATTGAACGAAAGCATCGATCAAGCCTTTCTTTTGTGAATTTATTGGACCATGTGAATCTACTACCCCTAAAACCCATATATGACAAACCACATTCAACCATAGCCCCACGAAAGGCCTGCATCGGCGCCAAAGCCCTCGGTCGACCCCCAAATTTGTCGGCTTGACACATAATTTCATTAAAATCCCCTCCCATGAGCCAAGGGAGATCACACTGCTCCAATCCCAACTGCCGAACTAATTGCCATGTTCGCCATCTCTCTTCCCGTATAGCCCAACCATAAACACCGGTGAATCTGACTCGAGACTGCTCCCCAGCTTCACATATTTCAACATCAATATGATGAGCCGATTTAGTTCGGGGAAAGATAGAGACATCTTGACTCCACAATAGTGCCACCCCTTGAGAGTCACGCGCAGACGGAAAGCAAATATTTCCAGCAAAACCTAACTGGGTAGTGAGGTCATCAATGTGGTTTTGTTGGGCTATAGTTTCTGAGAGAAACACCAAGAAGGGTTTCCGCTGTTGAACGAGATTCATGAGAGCTCGCTGCTTTTCATGACAAACAATTCCCCTACAATTCCATATGATAATGTTTCCATGCTTCATGGCGCTGCCACTAGGCTAATAGAGAGCTATTCGTGGATAGCAAAATAGAGGCGGAGCAGGGCAATCAGCACAGCGGCGctgaaaaccctagcagcATAGAAAATTGCCTAAGTCTCTAATTTGGGTAAAATTTGTTGACGAAGGAACTAGGAAACCGGCAATAACTACTGGTAAAAGATGAGATGAATAAGTTGCCTATGACTTATTCAAAGGCCATTTCTAGTCCTACGTACACGTACACTGATAAAGTCAAACGggtcatgactcatgaggCTGTTACTCGACCGTTGCGGCAGCTCTTTCTAAGACTCTACCCTGAAGCTTCCTAGCCATTCCCCAAAAACCCTGCAGTTTCCTAGCCGTTACCGAATTACCATATTAAAACCCTGAAGATTCCTATCATCTTCTTCTACTTGTTAATGGTCAATTTTCATGTTCTAGGTTCAAGGCATAGTTTACTCTTCAATCTTTGTCAATTTTCTTGCGACTAGTACTTAATTTTTAAGTCCCAGGTTAGGCACAGTTAATTTATCCTTCGTTTACTAGTAGTACCTCATAGACTTGTTCTAACCGCTACCGATTAAAATTCGAAATCGAACAGATTAAGTGAACAACCACAACAATCCTTATATCCAGGAATTTAACAGCGAATAGATTTGTTTATTATAAAAGAATGAATTAAATTGTTGGAGACAATTGAATCTGATCATGTACAAAACTGTAATCAAGTTCTTGATTGAACAATTCGTAACGAGGACCCAACAATCAATATTGAACACGAGAATAGGCTGAATAGCTATTCCAATTCACCGGAACCCCAAGTACGACGCCGCTGTTGTCCACCGTAGGATACAACTTGCTCTGCGACGACGTCGTAGCGCAACCACTCGACAGCTTCCTCTCGTACGTCGACTCCACACCTTCCTTCACCTTCATCCTCACCGAGATATTCAAAATCCCATTCCTCACACCTCTCTCATCCCTTAACCTATAACTCAGAAAATGCAAGTAGGTCTCAGGCACCCACCCGCCGGTGAAATCCGTCACCGGAATAACCGCCGATCCGATCGTCCTCGCCCCGTTCTGGCATTGCACTTCCACTATCAGATTCCTAGCCTGCACAGGAAGCTGGACCGCTATCTTCTCATTCCATCTCGGCCCTCCGCCTTCGCTGTCAGTCTCCGCCGTGCGGTACCACTTGGAGGTGGCGTCGGTCCGGACGGTGACGaaggagtttttcttgaagggTTTGCGGTTGAACTGAAGGTTCTCTGCAGAAAGAACGGTGATCTCTATGCATCGAGTTGCCATGGACGTCGTGTGTAAAAATGAAAGCGCACACGTAATCAATATGCTGGAAACTGCTTAGAGTTCTATGGGGAATATTTGTTGGGATGCTAAAGAGGGTTGGGGAGGCGTATATAAAGTGAGGAAATAGGAAGATGGAGAGAAGGAAGATAGAAATAGCGAGGGGATTTCTGTTGCGCAGTTTTGCCGAAGAAGCTAGGAATATATGGGGATAAATCCATCTCCGTTTTCTTGGGTTGACCTCTGGGTCTGACCGGATTGTTGATAGAGACGTGGAAATGTATTTCaaggaaaattgaaaattaagtagtttaaattaattaaaaactcattttttatattttttatataaattaggaCATAATCTCAAACACAAAgaataattaaaacaaaactgattaattaattaatgaaaaaatatccaaaatatttttattttcgtaAAAATGACTAAATGTCACTCTTAGATTTGAcaaatttctctctcctcattttttagttttgtttttcaggaaaatttaagttttccggcCAAATCACCGGGAATTTAAAGGTGAgctaatatataaagttgttcatTATGTTATGGGCTTTCATTTAGGTTtcattgcatatgttttgagaaattttgaaattttgaattttgctcaCAAAAAATCACAGTAATAGTAAGTTTCTCAGTGAATAGTAGCAGCTAGATTTATAGTCGACAATAGCAGATACCTTctaagtcgacagtagcaggtacATTTGAAGTCGACAGCAGCATGTActttccaagtcgacagtagcaggtacCTTTCAAGTTGACAGTATCATGTACCTTCATAGTTGATAATAACATGTACCTTCCAAGTTGACAGTAGCAGGTGtattccaagtcgacagtagcagttagtttttaacTCGACAATAACAGTTAATTTTATAGTCGATAATAACAGTTAGTTTATATAATCAACAGTAGTATATAACATCTCAATTGATAGTAGCAAACATTATGGGTCAAAGAGGAGTAAAAGTAAATAATTTTATGACATATGACAACTTGCCATCATTTGAtctttatttgtaaattttaatccttatttgctttatcaaattaaataatgagttatttgtaacctaaattattatctAATATTTTGAGTAGTTTGTTAAAATTAAAACGTGCTTCTATAACCCGATATTGTAAAACTCGTTATCCGTATTCTGATTAGATGAAGAGCTAGACAAAATGACTAGTATTTGCTTTACCCTTCAGACAGAATGACTAGTATTGCTTTACGAAATTGATGACTAACTGGCGTGCGACAGTGATCtctgtttatttcaaacactAGACTGACtagagattttttttctattttgttttagGGCTCTCAAGAGCGGTACAGAATTTATTATGATAAGGTCGGCACTATCATAATGCCAGAATATAGTTATTACTTGAGGAGACGGAGGAGTGTGTCCGGTGAATTGGGTTTCAAACCCCCCGAGGTCAAAAATTCTAGCCCTCTCGTTGAGGactgttttgttttcttagtaGTCTATACTCTTTCgactgtttttattttcttaaaaaaaaaaaacagtttcCATTACAGGCCCAAAAAGCTATACACATACTAAATTGTCCTAAAACATTAAATAATAATCTAAGACACTCGGTACTGTAATTTACGATAAGTAACTCTTATTATAAAATGAGTACACAAAAATTTATAACTACCGAGAATAAATCGAGTATTCCAATAAAACCCCTGTAAAAGATACCACACATCGCCTAAAGATTTCAATTGGTGTACGGTACATAGTATCAAACTCTGACGGTAGGAATTTAAACCATAAACCTATACTCTTTCAACTATTCTATTTGAGGAGTTGTATTTCTGTCTTTTAGTTTATTCATGTTCCTTCTGTTTGCTTTGTTTCCCCTTGTGGTGTTTCTTCAATGAAATTAATTATCActaccaaaaaaagaaaagaggagaTAAAATAGATTGTACAGTACTAGCAAATATGATCGACTCGATTAATTTACTATGTCAATTTATAACTAGATTATCTAAGAGCATCTCTAACAGTTTCTCCATATTTTCTCCAAAATAGAGAAACAAACTTCAAAATCTCCAAAACTATTATGCTCAAACTCCAACAACTTCTTTATTTGcagatttttacatttattacttcaattaaatattatattttcttatttatcataatcataatatatttcataatttcatatttttgactTAAAATATTTATTGTAGATTTTATTGATTGGAATCTAAATTTGAGTTGTTAAAAAAAGTGCAAGTATTTAATATTTGGTTATGCAAAATTTTTGCAAATGCTGCAAATTTGGAGAATCAACTAttcttttttatcaatttctctattttggaGAATGAGATTGAGAAACTGTTGGAgtttaaaatgtgaattttttctccaaatcttcatttttcttcaaaatgcaTAATTTGTTGGAGATGCTATAACATTGTTCCTATGTTCGTCTTGTATATTGCTAATTTCTCTAGATGAGAAAGAGTTGTATGTGGTGTGTGCCTAAATTCCTAGTAGTCAAGTCTCATTTCCCCCGCTTTGGTTCTACAAAAGTTTGCATTGTAAATTTGAAAACCTCTGGTCTTAATTAAAACCCTCTTGGAAATTAAATGAGTATATCATATATCAATCCAATGTTCAATCCCCTCAGAAGCCACAGTATTTGACCATCCTCATTCGAATATCCAAGGGCCTTGTATCACAGAAAACCTTTGCACACCGGAATTAGATCGGGAAACACATAGGATCTCAAAACTTGGGAATGAACGCCACAAAAAGAACAGGCAACAAGCACATTTGTTTTATAGTGATTAAGAACCCACATTTATAGTGATATGTGAGATCTTTTTGGATCGACCGCACTATTAAAGGCCACAAAACAATTGTGGCTATtgtcattttttgtttttgtgcaaAAAAAACCGGGCTCGCAATTCGTGTAGACGACGACGTGTTGGCGTGTTGATCTTGTTGGACAACTCTTTGACGATGTCAACTACTCAGCCTGATGAAGTTGGATATTGATTTCCTGGAACTTCCGCTCACAACGAGATAATTAATTATCTCGGTCTCGAGTTACATCTGCACTCATGCGTCAGCTTATTCATTTGCGTCACGCACCTGGTTTATGAATTCAAACGTCTCCGCATTTCTCCTCTCTATTTCCACAAGAGAAACTTGATGTAAATCaggtttttattatttaaatatattaaagTCCCAAATAATTAACAAATCATAAAAGGAGTGTAAATGTGTaaaacaaatcacataaatttacaaaaaaaagtacGGTAAATATATGCAGCAATATTCAACAAAAATGAGTAAGCCATTTGGCTGTTGTTACTCGATCATTGTTGCACTTCGTCACTTTCGATGACTTAAACGTATCAATCAATCACCTTAAACTCTTGAAGTTTCttatcatcttcatcttcatcatcatacGTACACATATAATTAGGTCGAGTGTGATTTTTTCCTTTATTATACCTAATTAGGTCGAGTAATCAAATTAGCTCATTTAGCTGGCATAAGCTTATACCGATGCCTGCAATAGAAATAAACCAATTTGTTACATGTAAAATTGTGAAAACATTTTCGTGATCGTGGACCCTGGCCCCTATGACAATGACTAATATTGAATTCGAGgataactattccaattcaccGGAACCCCAGTTGCGACGCCACTGTTATCCCCAGCCGGATATATCAAGGTGGTATGTGACGATGACGTAGCACACCCACTGTTAAACCTCTTCCCGTAAGTCGATGCCACACCTTCCGGCACCTTTATCCTCACTGAAATATTCACAATCCCATTCCTCACACCTCTTTCATCCCTTAGCCTGTAACTAAGAAAATGCAAGTAGTTCTCAGGCACCCATCCACCGATGAAATCCGACACTGGAATGCTCGCCGCTCCGATGGTTCTCGCACCATTCTTGCTATGTACTTCCACTATCAGATTCCTGGCCTGAGATGGAAGCTCAATCACGAGCTTTTCGTTCCACCTATGACCGCCGCCTTCACAGTCCGTCTCCGCCGTCCGGTACAACCGCGTCGCGGAGATGGGAGCGTCGTTCCGGATAGTGACAcaggagtttcttttgaaggGTTTTCGGTTTGCTTCTAGGTTTTCTGCAGAGAGAACAGTGATTTCTACCAATCGGGACGAGCTTTCTGCCATTACATGTACGTGAAAATAGACTATTTACCgaattttctgttaaaaaGGCTGGTTAATAGGGAACTTACTTATGAATTCAGGAGGCAcatcgatcatatatatataggccggGATGAGAGAGATCAACGTGttcaattttatattttttttatatgaacGAAtgggaaaaacttgcgtacaaactagtatgtacgcgtgcgtccgaactttcatttatttacacactttgggaatataaatacatgatttcaaacgttcaaaagtttagtttattactaaagatcatgtttgcaaaaaattgatataaacaaaaatcgtcttcatagtcgattgcatcaaacaaattgacggttgatcatgagactactaactttcaccataaccgttcatttgtttgatgcaatcgacaaagcaaacgatttttgtttatgttgatcttttatagaaatgatctttagtaataaactaaactttggAACGGttgaaatcatgtatttatattcccaaagtgtgcaaataaatgaaagttcggacgcacgcgtacatactagtttgtacgcaagtttttccccGAACGAATTCAATTTTATAAGTTGGAAGGTTTAAAGTGTATTAGAAATTGTAACCAAACATCATGGAAGCTTCTACTAGGCATGCATTGGGGGCATAATTCTATTAAAGATTGATTGACCATACACTTCATTTCGGTTTATTGGCAAAGGATAACTTAAAAAGATCTTTTGAAACTGGGACGATACTGTCATTGAAGCCTAGTGAGAGCATTAATTATTGTGGAGAGAATGTGCAAATATTTGTAGGTAGGCATTTTAATCTGGAAATCATCCATCTTGTTCACGCTTCCTTAATTTAAGTATTTTACTGGTTAGCTACATATTATGCTTATCGCGATGTCTATTGACTATTGAGCATTGACAAGAGAAAGAGCTATACAAAATGAGTAGTAATTGTAGTAATTGCTTTTCTAAAAGCGATGACTGGCGTGTGCTGGCGTGTGCTGGCGTATTATAAAACCTTGCCAACCGGAATCAGAAACCAATTGCAATGCAAGTATAGCAAAATTGTAGAGAACGACCACGGGTCGTCTTGGACAACTCTTTACGATGTCAACTCAAATACTCAAACTGATCGAGGAAGTTTGATACTAAGTTGATTCTTTCAACTTTTGCACACTAAACTACAGTGTGGAGTATGTACGTCACAGTTGcactcatatctgcgtcagcTTATTTGCGTCACTCGGGTTCATGAACGGAAAAGTCTCCGGCCCGACTGAGGACTTGAGGAGTACGTGTTTCTCTTTCGCCTCTAAAATCTAAGCACGGTTTAGTCTACGTACATGAGATAGTAAGAACCTCTATCAAATCTAGACATCTTTAGCTCTCGACCATATAggataaatatatgtatatatatgtactataTCCATGCCATATATTATtgccacatatatatatgtaggtaTAGTAAGAAGATCGCACCACATGCTAATCCTTTCAATGCTGACATTAGCATGAGGATGCAGCCTACCGTTGCATGCATTAAAGAAATGGATTAGAGCAGGAAAAAGAATTTCCTTGATTTTCCTGAAAGATAAAAAAGTTGATGATGGATCGAATATGGTGACCAATATATATGCTTAATAGTTTATAGCAACAACCAATATTGAATTCGACTACTCGAGGATTGCTCCAATTCATCGGAGCCCCACGTTGCGAAGCCACTGTGTTCTCCACCTTCAGATACCCCACCTTGGTCTGCTGACGAGCCGACGACGTCGTAGCAAACCCGGCCACACGTCACCTTCCTCACTTACGTCGACGCCAAATTATCTTCCGGAATCCGGAATCTTCATGCGCTAGGAGATACAGCCATCTCATTGTTTAGACTCGGACCTAATCACCAAAATCTCATTCTTTAGACTATGCATGGGAAGCATTGGGAGCAATGGAAGCATGCATGGCATGTAGTAATATGGACGGTGTTAATTAGTCATTGACGATGCTGAAGTTTCTTCGGCCAATTCCTCAACTGAAAATACGATCCTTATACTTTTCTGGAGATCTTAAGTTCTTAACAATCACAACATAATCACTTTCTCAGCTCATGCGTCATCAATATTGCGTCAGAAttttatgatgaatgaaaaaaagcaATCCGGCCGGTCAATCTCAAGAACCAAGATACAGTATTTCTCTTTTATATAATTAACTACCGGAAAGAACTTAGCTGTCACATGATGGTCAGCTGTGGCCGACACCAACTAAAGAAATTGGAAAAAATGATCATTTCATATTCATTTAACTTTCTAGTTACATATTTgaataacaaagaaaaaaatgtgatCATCTCAACacaatataaattaatatttacccAATTAGTATAAAAATTATAGTTTTAAAACTATTTTACCCTCATATATTTAAACACTTATTTATTGATAAAATTGATTAAAGATGACACTTTGCCAGAACCTCACCGGACTTCGATCACCCATTACTGGACTCCGGCCACTTACTGCTGGACTTCGGTCACCGGTCTCCGAACTCCGAACTCTGAACTCCGAACTCCGAACTCCGAACTCTGAACTCCGAACTCCGAACTCTGAACTCCGGTCTCTGGTATAAATTACTGACCCCCAGTAATTGTGTTACTAACCTAGTAATGACCTACGTAGCACAGAAGCGCCGGGTTGCTGACGATTCTCGCTTCTGAAGCGGAAGCGAAGCGGAACCGCCTCGGAAGCGGTCGGAATCGTCCGGAATCGCGCTTCTGGGAAAAACAAGTTTGGGAGCGCACTCGAATCGTGCGATTCTAATTCGGAAGCAGATAATTGCAATGAAGGGGGAAGCGCGAGGACAGATTTTGAAATCAAAACTACCTCGTGTGGTTAGCTTCAATGATGGCCGCCACAaaagcttcaaagatgtttcTTATGGCTTTGTTCGTTGCCCCACTCTCGTCTTCAACTCTTTGGAGTTGCAGGCTTTTGCTGGAGTTTTGTGGCTTATACAGAGAGAAACGAAGGTAGGTGgtgaagaaaaggagagacaGTTGTCCATGTAGATAAAAACACTTTTAAATGACGACGTGGTTGGTTACATATCCAAGATAGGCACCGCTAAGTTATAACAAGAAGCTTAATTGACTACAGCTTTTATCTAGCCTTTGTTTGATAAACAATCTTACAAGATAAGGTGTAAAACAATTATATGAGATAAATTAAGTACTTTAAAAATACATAAAATTATtactataattatatataatttactgattaaaaaataattataatatacTATTTTATTTTGACGCTTCCAATACGCACCCGCTTCCAATAATTTAggaaaaaaaacgcttccgcgtttccaaacgcttcgcttccacgtacccacCCCCGATTCCGTGCAGCTCAAGTAATGACATTATTGATACCTAGTAATTGTGTTACTGACCCCAGTAATTCTATTACTAACCCCTAGTAATGGCCTTAACACTTGTGTTACTGAACCCCAGTGATACCAAACATTactatcaaaacaaaaattcatAATAATGATCCACATTAACCCACAATACTATATTACCGACCCCTAGTAATTATGTTACTAACATTTAGTAAGtcataataataaattaatggCTCCCAGTATTCATGCTACTAACCCCCAATAATCATGTTACTGACTCTAGTAACCCATTACccataataataaattactaaCGTTCAATAACTATAGTAATTATATTACTGACCCATAATAACTATAGTAATTATTTATTGACTGTCAATAATTATGTTACTGATCGCAAGTAATACATCAGAAAATGTTGACTTTATGCAATACctacaactttaaccaaattcCACTATTTTGACAATTCTCTGTCTCAAGTACGTTCATCCTAAAATTGACAGAAACAAACCAAATAACAACTGCATTATGTGTCGAATCGTGGAGGCAAATCACCAAACCATACTAAATTAGAATTATATACAATACAATCCCAACACAAGTTGCTGAACACCCTCCATTGTTGAGAAAACTTGTCGGCCGATTGTTCATCAACATAACAACTAACAAAACCCCAACCTTGCCGCCATAACAATTCATTCTCAATCACATTCCAACAATTTGCAATACAAGTGGCAGACAGTGTGGTCACTGGCCTTGACGGCGGAGAAGAAGTCCTTATAGGAAGGGATCTTGGTGTATTCGCCGTGACCTAGAGAGATCCAACGACGGCGTTTCTCCGCCATCATCCTCATCTGCTACAACTTATTGTCACGTCCCGTTTTCGGGAGTGTCTATGACGGGCGTCCCTGGTTAAATGAACATCAAGCATATGTGGGATTGTTCCAAGATTAgaaagtgtgggagatatatggctgctccttccgagggGTTCAGGCAGGCCGACCCGGTTAAACTTGGGGAGCTTATCGCTAGTCGGGGACTTAACGTCGAAGAAAGGAGTGGGCTGCCCTACACACAGTAtggggtctggagccgatcctTTGATAAGCCCAAAGCAGGGCGAAACCAATGCATTGtcccgttggataaggctggctccatggggatggaACGCCACATAGACCAACTGTGGtagccgaatggctaggtccgtgacaagtggtatcagagccgcctCAACATTGCTGTCATTGTGTCGCCAAGCACTCACAAGAGTCGCCGTGTGCCCAGGATACGGGGTGCTCCGCGGGGGAGTCGAGTAGGCAGGGTCGCCTCCAAGGGGAAAGACCAGACGAGAGGATCCATGACAAAGTCCAAGATGATAGATCCGGTGCGAAGCATTGTTGGGCGATCTTTGGGAACTCATTTTCATCGCTCAGGCATCGCGGGCGTACAAGGGTTACGCGGGCCACAAGTGGGGATATTGTGTACGAGGACGTACACCAAgtttggtggaggaggatgTCACGTCTCGTTTTTGAGAGTGTCTATTTTGGGCGTCGCTGGTTAAATGAACATCAGTCATATGTGAGATTGCTCCAAGATTAgaaagtgtgggagatatatgacTGCTCCTTCCGAGGGGTTCAGGCAGGCCGACCTGGTTAAGTTTGgggagcttgtcgctagtcagggacttaacgtcgaagaaaggagttggccgccctacacacaagTTGTGGTCTGAAGCCGGTCCCCTAATGAGCCCAATGCAGGGCAAAACCAGTGCATTGTGCCATTGGATAAGGCTAGCTCCATG
This genomic interval carries:
- the LOC126803135 gene encoding BON1-associated protein 2-like → MAESSSRLVEITVLSAENLEANRKPFKRNSCVTIRNDAPISATRLYRTAETDCEGGGHRWNEKLVIELPSQARNLIVEVHSKNGARTIGAASIPVSDFIGGWVPENYLHFLSYRLRDERGVRNGIVNISVRIKVPEGVASTYGKRFNSGCATSSSHTTLIYPAGDNSGVATGVPVNWNSYPRIQY
- the LOC126802993 gene encoding BON1-associated protein 2-like, with product MATRCIEITVLSAENLQFNRKPFKKNSFVTVRTDATSKWYRTAETDSEGGGPRWNEKIAVQLPVQARNLIVEVQCQNGARTIGSAVIPVTDFTGGWVPETYLHFLSYRLRDERGVRNGILNISVRMKVKEGVESTYERKLSSGCATTSSQSKLYPTVDNSGVVLGVPVNWNSYSAYSRVQY